One part of the Vidua chalybeata isolate OUT-0048 chromosome 11, bVidCha1 merged haplotype, whole genome shotgun sequence genome encodes these proteins:
- the CBLN1 gene encoding cerebellin-1, producing MRGSRLGLGLGLLLGAAWVACGQNETEPIVLEGKCLVVCDSNPTSDPTGTALGISVRSGSAKVAFSAIRSTNHEPSEMSNRTMIIYFDQVLVNIGSNFDSERSTFIAPRKGIYSFNFHVVKVYNRQTIQVSLMLNGWPVISAFAGDQDVTREAASNGVLIQMEKGDRAYLKLERGNLMGGWKYSTFSGFLVFPL from the exons ATGCGGGGCtcgaggctggggctggggctggggctgctgctgggcgcGGCGTGGGTGGCGTGCGGGCAGAACGAGACGGAGCCCATCGTGCTGGAGGGCAAGTGCCTCGTGGTGTGCGACTCCAACCCCACCTCCGACCCCACCGGCACGGCGCTCGGCATCTCCGTGCGCTCCGGCAGCGCCAAGGTCGCCTTCTCCGCCATCCGTAGCACCAACCACGAGCCCTCCGAGATGAGCAACCGCACCATGATCATCTACTTCGACCAG GTACTAGTGAATATCGGCAGCAACTTCGACTCGGAGCGGAGCACTTTCATCGCGCCCAGAAAAGGGATTTACAGTTTCAATTTTCACGTGGTGAAAGTGTACAACAGGCAAACCATCCAG GTGAGTTTGATGCTAAACGGGTGGCCAGTGATTTCTGCCTTTGCAGGGGACCAAGATGTGACCCGAGAAGCTGCTAGCAATGGAGTACTGATTCAGATGGAGAAAGGAGACAGAGCTTATCTAAAACTGGAGAGAGGAAACTTGATGGGAGGCTGGAAGTATTCTACATTCTCTGGATTTCTAGTGTTCCCGCTTTAA